The DNA window GAGACCTGCCCGCAGTACCTCTACCTGACCCTGGAGGACCAGCTCGGCGCGCCCGGATTCGAGGGCGCCAAGTGGGTCTGCTCGACGCCGCTGCGCAGCAAGCACGAGAGCCACCGGGCCGACCTCTGGCAGGGCCTGCGCACCAACGACCTGTCGGTGGTCTCGACCGACCACTGCCCGTTCTGCTTCAAGGATCAGAAGGAGCTCGGCCTCGGCGACTTCTCCAAGATCCCGAACGGGATCGGCACCGTCGAGCACCGGGTCGACCTGATCTACCAGGGCGTGGTCGACGGCAAGCTGTCGCTGGCCCGCTGGGTGGAGACGATCGCGACCACCCCGGCCCGGATGTTCGGCCTCTACCCGAGGAAGGGCGTGATCGCGCCCGGCTCGGACGCCGACATCGTGCTCTACGACCCGAACGGGCGGACCCGGATCAGCGTCGAGACGCACCACATGAACATGGACCACTCCGCCTGGGAGGGCTGGGAGATCGACGGCAAGGTCGACACGGTCATCTCCCGCGGCGCGGTGATCTCCGCCGGCGGCGAGTACACCGGCCGGGCCGGCCGCGGCCGGTACGTCAAGCGCGGCCTCAGCGACTACCTGGTCTGAAGGAGGCTCTGCTTGCCCCGCGGCGGAAAACCCATGGAAAACCGGAGTTGAACGTGGACATCGGAGTGGTATTACAGAACGATCCACCGGCCCTCGCGCTGGTGGACTGGGCGAAGAAGGCCGAGGCGGCCGGGTTCAGCCACTTCTGGACCTTCGACTCGCACGTGCTCTGGCAGGAGCCGTACGTGGTCTACTCGGCCATCCTCGGCGCCACCGAGCGGATCGTGGTCGGCCCGATGGTGACCAACCCCGGCACCCGGGACTGGACGGTCACCGCCTCGCTCTTCGCCACGCTCAACGAGATGTACGGCAACCGGACGGTCTGCGGCATCGGCCGCGGCGACTCCGCGCTGCGGGTGCTCGGGCTGACCCCGCAGACCCTCGGCCAGCTGCGCGAGAGCGTGCAGGTGATCAAGGGTCTCGGCAACGGCGCGAAGGTGACCGTCCGGGGCAACGAGATCCAGTTCGCGTGGGCGGCGGACAGCCGCCTGGAGGTCTGGGTCGCCGCGTACGGCCCCAAGGCCCTGGCGATCACCGGTGAGGTGGGCGACGGGTACATCCTGCAGCTCGCCGACCCGGACATCGCCGAGTGGATGATCGGCACGGTCCGCAAGGCCGCGAAGCGCGCGGGACGGGACCCCGACGCGATCAAGTTCTGCGTCGCGGCGCCGGCCTACGTCGGCGACGACCTGGACCACCAGCGGGAACAGACGCGCTGGTTCGGCGGCATGGTCGGCAACCACGTCGCGGACATCGTGGCCCGCTACGGCGGTGAGGGGACCGTGCCGCAGGCGCTCACCGACTACATCAAGGCGCGCGAGGGATACGACTACAAAGAGCACGGGCGGGCCGGCAACAGCCACACCACGTTCGTGCCCGACGAGATCGTGGACCGGTTCTGCGTGCTCGGCCCGGTGGAGAGCCACCTGACCAGGTTGCAGCAGCTCAAGGAACTGGGCGTGGACCAGTTCGCGGTCTACCTGCAGCACGACGCCAAGGACGAGACCCTCGCCGCGTACGGCGAGAAGATCATCCCGGCGTTCGCATGAGGAGAGTCCTCTCGGTACTGGCCGGGCTGCTGGCAGCGGGACTGCTCTGGGAAGGCTACAAGGCAGTCGGCAACCCCGAGGGGACGGTGCTGTTCGGCGTGCGGGTGCTCCCGCGCGCCGACGACCTCTCCATGCCGCACCTCTGGACGGTCGCCGACCGGCTCGGATCGCCCGAGCTGGCCGGCGGCCGCCCGGTCTGGCAGGTGGTCCTCGACGCCTGCGTGTTCACGCTCGGCATCACCGCCGCGGGCTTCCTGGCCGGCGCGCTGATCGGGCTCGTCCTCGCCGTCGCGATGCAGCGCTTCCGGATCGTCGAGCGCGGGCTCCTGCCGTACGTGATCCTGTCCCAGACCGTGCCCCTGGTGGCGCTCGCGCCGCTGATCGCCGGCTGGGGCGGCGTGCTCATGCCGCCCTGGGCGACGGTCGCGGTGATCGCCGCCTACCTCGCGTTCTTCCCGGTCGCGGTGGGCATGCTGCGCGGGCTCCAGTCGCCGTCCGCCAGCGGCGCCGAGCTGATGCGCAGCTACGCCGCGGGGTGGTGGCGCACGCTGGTGAAGCTCCGCTTCCCGGCGGCGCTGCCCTACCTCTTCCCGGCGCTGCGGCTGGCCGGCGCGGCAGCCGTGGTCGGCGCGGTGGTCGGCGAGATCTCCACCGGCACCCGCGGCGGCATCGGCCGCCTGATCATCGAGTACTCCCGGGAGGCCACCTCGGATCCCGCCAAGGTCTACACGGCCATGCTCGGCGCGGCGCTGCTCGGCCTGCTCGTGGCCGGGGCCGTCAGTCTCCTCGAACTGCCGCTGATGCGGCACCGGCGCCACGTGGAGGTGGTGACACTGTGACCGCTGTTCACGTGGAGAACGTGACAAAGGTGTTCAACCAAGGGCGGAGTGACGAGGTCACCGCCTTGTCCGACGTCGACCTGTCGATCGGGCAGGGCGAGTTCGTCTCGCTGATCGGGCCGTCCGGCTGCGGCAAGAGCACGCTGCTCCGCCTGATCGCCGACCTGATCCCGCCCACCACCGGCACGGTCACCGTCGCCGGGAAGCCCGCCGCCGCGGCGCGCAAGGAGCAGGCATACGGCATCGCGTTCCAGCAGGCCGGCCTCTTCGAGTGGCGGACCGTCCGGAGGAACGTCGAACTGCCCCTGGAACTGCGCGGCGTCGGCCGGGCCGAGCGCAGGGCCAAGGCCGAGGAGATGCTGGAGCTGGTCGGTCTCGCCGACTTCGCCGCCCACTATCCCGGGCAGCTCTCCGGCGGCATGCAGCAGCGGGTCGCGATCGCCCGGGCGCTCGCGGTGCAGCCGCCGCTGCTGCTCATGGACGAGCCGTTCGGCGCGCTCGACGAGATGACCCGCGAGCGCCTG is part of the Actinoplanes missouriensis 431 genome and encodes:
- a CDS encoding TIGR03842 family LLM class F420-dependent oxidoreductase, translated to MDIGVVLQNDPPALALVDWAKKAEAAGFSHFWTFDSHVLWQEPYVVYSAILGATERIVVGPMVTNPGTRDWTVTASLFATLNEMYGNRTVCGIGRGDSALRVLGLTPQTLGQLRESVQVIKGLGNGAKVTVRGNEIQFAWAADSRLEVWVAAYGPKALAITGEVGDGYILQLADPDIAEWMIGTVRKAAKRAGRDPDAIKFCVAAPAYVGDDLDHQREQTRWFGGMVGNHVADIVARYGGEGTVPQALTDYIKAREGYDYKEHGRAGNSHTTFVPDEIVDRFCVLGPVESHLTRLQQLKELGVDQFAVYLQHDAKDETLAAYGEKIIPAFA
- a CDS encoding ABC transporter permease, producing the protein MRRVLSVLAGLLAAGLLWEGYKAVGNPEGTVLFGVRVLPRADDLSMPHLWTVADRLGSPELAGGRPVWQVVLDACVFTLGITAAGFLAGALIGLVLAVAMQRFRIVERGLLPYVILSQTVPLVALAPLIAGWGGVLMPPWATVAVIAAYLAFFPVAVGMLRGLQSPSASGAELMRSYAAGWWRTLVKLRFPAALPYLFPALRLAGAAAVVGAVVGEISTGTRGGIGRLIIEYSREATSDPAKVYTAMLGAALLGLLVAGAVSLLELPLMRHRRHVEVVTL
- a CDS encoding ABC transporter ATP-binding protein, translating into MTAVHVENVTKVFNQGRSDEVTALSDVDLSIGQGEFVSLIGPSGCGKSTLLRLIADLIPPTTGTVTVAGKPAAAARKEQAYGIAFQQAGLFEWRTVRRNVELPLELRGVGRAERRAKAEEMLELVGLADFAAHYPGQLSGGMQQRVAIARALAVQPPLLLMDEPFGALDEMTRERLQSELLAICATTGTSTVFVTHSISEAVFLSDRVVVMSARPGRITAAIDVKLPSRDEAGRQAPAYFEKITEVRKALRS